The following are encoded together in the Thermodesulfobacteriota bacterium genome:
- a CDS encoding response regulator, which translates to MVRLQIATDITNLKKMEQQLQQTQKFEAIGTLAGGIAHDFNNLLMGIQGRASLISTDIETTPSHFEHIQAIDAYIRSATDLTRQLLGFARGGKYEVKPTDINILVKHSGKMFGRTKKEIQIHIKLQNTPLVAAVDRNQIEQVLLNLYVNSWQAMPEGGKLYLETKTTSLDEDYCLPYQATPGRFAKISVTDTGVGMDEAVRKRIFDPFFTTKEKSRGTGLGLASAYGIIKNHDGIITVYSEVGHGTTFNIYIPITKKQAYQEPAVEEKIVKGSETILLVDDEKMILDVGKGMLKRLGYRVLVAHGGEQALDTIQLKGDEIELVILDLIMPGMDGGKVFDRIKDIQPQLPVILSSGYAINGQANEILKKGCNGFIQKPFNISEFSQKVRNTLDQAKRSNQG; encoded by the coding sequence TTGGTCAGGCTTCAAATAGCAACAGACATTACCAATCTTAAAAAGATGGAACAACAGCTTCAACAGACCCAGAAATTCGAGGCAATCGGAACGCTTGCAGGTGGAATTGCTCATGATTTTAATAATCTATTAATGGGCATCCAGGGCCGGGCCTCGCTCATATCGACAGATATTGAAACCACCCCTTCTCATTTTGAGCATATCCAGGCCATTGATGCCTACATCCGAAGTGCGACGGACCTGACCAGACAGCTTTTAGGATTTGCCCGTGGCGGGAAGTATGAGGTCAAACCCACCGATATCAATATATTGGTAAAACACAGCGGAAAAATGTTCGGGCGTACAAAAAAAGAAATTCAAATCCACATCAAATTGCAAAACACACCATTGGTGGCAGCAGTAGACCGAAATCAAATCGAGCAAGTCCTGTTGAACTTATATGTCAACTCATGGCAGGCCATGCCGGAAGGCGGCAAACTCTATCTGGAAACCAAAACCACCAGCCTGGACGAAGACTACTGCCTGCCATATCAGGCAACACCGGGCCGCTTTGCCAAGATTTCGGTCACGGACACCGGGGTCGGCATGGACGAAGCCGTACGAAAGCGGATTTTTGACCCTTTCTTTACAACGAAAGAAAAGAGCCGTGGAACAGGCCTGGGACTGGCTTCGGCATATGGAATCATCAAGAATCACGATGGCATCATTACGGTCTATAGCGAAGTGGGACACGGAACAACGTTCAACATCTATATACCGATAACAAAAAAGCAAGCTTATCAAGAACCGGCTGTGGAAGAAAAGATTGTCAAGGGATCGGAAACCATTCTTCTGGTCGACGATGAAAAAATGATTCTGGATGTGGGGAAGGGAATGCTGAAAAGACTGGGTTACCGTGTCCTGGTCGCACATGGTGGCGAGCAAGCATTAGATACAATCCAGCTGAAAGGCGATGAAATCGAGCTTGTCATTCTTGATCTCATCATGCCCGGAATGGATGGCGGAAAGGTGTTTGACCGTATTAAAGATATCCAACCACAATTACCGGTGATACTTTCCAGTGGCTATGCGATCAACGGACAAGCGAATGAAATTTTGAAAAAAGGATGCAACGGATTCATTCAAAAGCCGTTCAACATCTCCGAATTCTCCCAAAAAGTTCGAAATACTCTGGACCAAGCGAAAAGATCGAATCAAGGTTAG
- a CDS encoding transporter substrate-binding domain-containing protein translates to MKKKAGFSCYGLSFIVMICVLGSVVIHAAETPLKTGSNSHPPNVFPVTTGAAHGEKNALILTPAQRTWLSTHPTIRVAFDGYFPPYSYLTDEGHVEGLSVDVLRALADRIGIRFDIHPSFVWKDLFEAAKKKEVDVVATMVQKSERMEWFTFTRPYIYKSLAIMTRADDKSIGKREDIAGKQVALVRDYHYVQDIFKDFPTLKPYYVDTMLDGLNAVATGNADAAIIFFGAASHLKTKYGISNLKFAAVYDRSSALESIGVRKDWPELAAILDKALSLIDQTEWQAWQQKWHADEALVASFQESGFSRQWKILLLALAAVAVSALFAITVVSAWNRSLREQVKVKTLAMEEKLAESSRMAAALQESEEKFRVFFNSINDAVFVHLYANKGFEKIIEVNDIACQRYGYSKEEFLELTPGDISVQKDVQKHGRSQARKKLLENGFMIFEAEHINRWGKSFPVEISSSIIDLNEQKVILSVARDITDRKQAEEALRASHNRFLTVLDSIDATIYVADMETYDILFMNKNMIKSFGKNMTGKKCFAVFRGESEPCSICSNDQLIDKNGKPTGVCIWQGENPVNKKWYINYECHRMDRRTFGQASNSNRHYQS, encoded by the coding sequence ATGAAAAAAAAAGCTGGTTTCTCCTGTTACGGGTTATCCTTTATCGTCATGATCTGTGTGCTTGGCAGCGTAGTGATTCATGCCGCTGAAACACCTCTCAAGACCGGAAGCAACAGCCACCCGCCCAATGTTTTTCCAGTTACAACAGGCGCAGCCCATGGGGAAAAAAATGCCCTTATATTGACTCCCGCACAGCGTACCTGGCTGTCGACACATCCCACTATCCGGGTAGCTTTCGACGGTTATTTTCCCCCATACAGTTATTTAACGGATGAAGGCCATGTGGAAGGATTGTCCGTGGATGTCCTGAGAGCCCTGGCCGATCGGATCGGCATTCGTTTCGATATCCACCCGTCTTTCGTGTGGAAAGATCTTTTCGAAGCCGCCAAGAAAAAAGAGGTGGATGTGGTGGCCACCATGGTTCAGAAATCTGAGCGTATGGAGTGGTTTACTTTCACCCGCCCGTACATATACAAATCCCTGGCCATCATGACCCGGGCTGATGATAAATCCATCGGTAAACGCGAAGACATTGCCGGCAAACAGGTGGCTCTGGTACGCGATTATCATTACGTACAGGACATCTTTAAAGATTTCCCCACACTCAAACCCTATTACGTCGACACCATGCTGGATGGCCTCAATGCCGTGGCCACCGGCAATGCCGATGCTGCCATCATATTTTTTGGGGCCGCCAGCCACCTGAAAACCAAATATGGAATATCAAACTTGAAATTTGCCGCCGTTTACGACCGGAGCAGTGCTCTGGAGAGCATCGGTGTGCGAAAAGACTGGCCAGAACTGGCCGCTATCTTGGACAAAGCACTTTCCCTCATTGATCAAACAGAATGGCAGGCCTGGCAGCAAAAATGGCACGCTGACGAGGCACTTGTAGCCTCTTTTCAGGAGAGCGGATTCAGCCGGCAGTGGAAAATTTTGCTTCTCGCACTGGCGGCAGTTGCGGTTTCGGCCCTTTTCGCCATTACTGTTGTTTCAGCCTGGAATCGAAGCCTTCGTGAGCAGGTGAAAGTCAAAACCCTGGCAATGGAGGAAAAACTGGCAGAAAGCAGCCGAATGGCCGCAGCACTGCAGGAAAGCGAAGAAAAGTTCAGAGTATTTTTTAATTCGATTAATGATGCGGTTTTTGTGCATCTTTATGCAAATAAGGGCTTTGAAAAGATTATCGAAGTTAACGACATCGCCTGTCAGCGCTACGGTTATAGTAAAGAAGAATTTCTTGAATTAACACCCGGTGACATTAGCGTACAAAAAGATGTTCAGAAACATGGAAGAAGCCAAGCTCGGAAAAAACTATTGGAAAACGGCTTTATGATTTTTGAGGCCGAACATATTAACAGGTGGGGCAAAAGCTTCCCTGTTGAAATCAGCTCAAGCATAATTGATCTCAATGAACAAAAAGTGATCCTGTCCGTGGCTCGGGACATCACCGACCGCAAACAGGCGGAAGAAGCGCTGCGGGCTTCCCATAATAGATTTCTCACTGTTTTGGACAGCATCGACGCCACCATTTATGTGGCTGACATGGAAACATACGACATTCTCTTTATGAATAAAAACATGATAAAAAGCTTTGGCAAGAATATGACCGGCAAAAAATGTTTTGCTGTTTTCCGAGGAGAATCCGAACCCTGTTCGATATGTAGCAATGATCAACTCATTGACAAAAACGGAAAACCCACCGGCGTTTGTATCTGGCAAGGTGAAAACCCGGTCAATAAGAAATGGTACATCAACTACGAGTGCCATAGAATGGACAGACGGACGTTTGGTCAGGCTTCAAATAGCAACAGACATTACCAATCTTAA